In Euzebya sp., the sequence CTCTCACGTGCTCGACCTCTCCTGCGGCGACCACGCGGTCGCCGCCGTCGCGGGTGCGGATCCGCAGGTGCCCCTCGGGCGTCAGGCCCACGGCGGTCCCCTCGATCGGTGCTGCCCCCTGGGCGGTGACCTCAACCCCGACGGTGGCGCAGTCCGGCGCGTAGCGGCCGACGACACCCCCGGGATCCGCCTCGGCCAGGCCGAGGTGGCGGTCGAGGGCGACGAGCAGGACCTCGAGCAGCCGCCACCGGTCGACGTCCCCGCCGGCGGCCTCGGCCAGCGACGTGGCCTGCACCTCCGGTGGCCGGGCCACGCCCCGCCAGTCGACGTTGATGCCCATGCCCGCGACCACCCGGTCGCCGCTCGCCTCGACCAGGATCCCGGCGGCCTTGACGCCGTCGACCAGCAGGTCGTTCGGCCACTTCAGCGCCAGCCGTGCGGGGTCCATGCCGTCGACCACGACGCGGCAGGCCTCCAGCACCGCCGTCCCCACCGCGAGGGGCAGCACCGGCCAGGTCCGCGCCGGGATGGACGGGCGCAGCAGCACGCTCGACATCAACGACGACCCCGCCGGCGCGTGCCAGGTCCGCCCCCGCCGCCCACGGCCGGCGGTCTGGACGTCGGCGACGAGGACCGTGCCGGTCGGCGCACCCGGTCGGCTGAGCAGCTCGGCGTTGGTGGACCCGATCTCGTCGTGCCACCCGATCGCCGCCACCAGCGGGACGTCGGCCACGAGCGATCGGCGCAGCGCCTCGGGGGGACCGGTCTCGCTCACGTGGACGAGCCTACGACGGGTGGGCCTACGACGGGTGAGCCACCCCGTACGCTTGATCCGTGCGACTGCGGATCGACGAGCTGGCGGCCAGGACCGGGGTGACCTCCCGGAACATCCGCGCGTACCGGGAGAAGGGGCTGCTGCCCGCGCCGGAGCTCGAGGGCCGCACCGGCTACTACACCGACGAGCACGTCCAGCGCCTCGAGATCATCGAGGACCTCCAACGGCGGGGCTTCTCCCTCGAGGCGATCCGCCAGACGTTGGAGGCGTGGTCCGTCGGCGGCGACTTCAGCCACCTCCTCGGGCTGCAGTCCCTCCTCAACAGCCCGTTCCACTCCGAGGAGCCGGCCTTCCTGTCCGTCCCCGAGCTGCTCAGCCGGTTCCCCGACGCGATGGCGGACCCGACGCTGCTGACGCGGGCGGTCGAGCTCGGCCTGCTCGAGGCGCACGACGGGGAGGTGATGCGCGTGCCGTCGCCGCTGCTGGTCGACGCCGGCACCGAGCTCGTCGCCGTCGGCGTCCCGCTGGCGGAGATCCTCGACCTGGTCGAGCAGGTGCAGGCCGACATGGACGACGTCGCCACCCAGT encodes:
- a CDS encoding biotin--[acetyl-CoA-carboxylase] ligase encodes the protein MSETGPPEALRRSLVADVPLVAAIGWHDEIGSTNAELLSRPGAPTGTVLVADVQTAGRGRRGRTWHAPAGSSLMSSVLLRPSIPARTWPVLPLAVGTAVLEACRVVVDGMDPARLALKWPNDLLVDGVKAAGILVEASGDRVVAGMGINVDWRGVARPPEVQATSLAEAAGGDVDRWRLLEVLLVALDRHLGLAEADPGGVVGRYAPDCATVGVEVTAQGAAPIEGTAVGLTPEGHLRIRTRDGGDRVVAAGEVEHVRAAHHE
- a CDS encoding MerR family transcriptional regulator — its product is MRLRIDELAARTGVTSRNIRAYREKGLLPAPELEGRTGYYTDEHVQRLEIIEDLQRRGFSLEAIRQTLEAWSVGGDFSHLLGLQSLLNSPFHSEEPAFLSVPELLSRFPDAMADPTLLTRAVELGLLEAHDGEVMRVPSPLLVDAGTELVAVGVPLAEILDLVEQVQADMDDVATQFVGIVERNLVDPAQLTAPDGDEPRAVIAHLQRLRPLAMEVIRPILARRLTVQVDAAARRLAAAMRAAVDEPPET